CATGGATCGGGTGAATTTATCGGTTGCGACACCGGCTATCATGGGAGAATTCGGTTTTAGCAAAATAAATATGGGGCTGCTGCAGACAGCTTTTTTTGTCGGTTATGCGATGATGCAGATACCGGGCGGCATTATGGCCGAAAGGTTTGGCTGCCGGCGGGTGGTGGCTGCTGCCGTTACCTTCTGGTCCATGTTCACCTCATTAACCGCTGTATGCAATAGTTTTACTATGTTTGCCACCGTGCGGGCCTTATTCGGCGTAGGGGAAGGTCCCCTGGCGCCGTCTTTCGGCCGGTTTATTTATCGCTGGTTTCATACCAACGAAAAAGCCCGGGGGTCGGCTTGCTTTCTCGGCGGAATGTTTATTGGCCCGGTGATCGGACCGGCAGTAACAGTCGCCTTAATGCTAGCGTTCGGCTGGCGCTCGGTATTCCTCATTTTTGGAGCGGCTGGATTAGTTTTGGCGCTGTCATGGTATTGGTTTGTCAGGGAATCACCGCGGGAAAGCAAGTATGTCAGCGCGGCGGAGGCGGACTATATTGAAACCGGCGTGACGCCTGCCCAGGAGCAGAAAAACGCACCCTGGCGTAATTTTATGACTTCCTCGCAATTTTGGGCCATTGGTATTCAATTTTTTATCACGGATTATATTATGTATGTGTTTTTGGCCTGGTTACCTTTATATTTAATGGAAGCACAGCATTTTTCACTAACCAGCATGGGAATTGCGGCTTCCCTGCCCTGGGCAGCTTT
This genomic interval from Veillonellales bacterium contains the following:
- a CDS encoding MFS transporter gives rise to the protein MNTKSSQFRWYLAFIMFAISFLSYMDRVNLSVATPAIMGEFGFSKINMGLLQTAFFVGYAMMQIPGGIMAERFGCRRVVAAAVTFWSMFTSLTAVCNSFTMFATVRALFGVGEGPLAPSFGRFIYRWFHTNEKARGSACFLGGMFIGPVIGPAVTVALMLAFGWRSVFLIFGAAGLVLALSWYWFVRESPRESKYVSAAEADYIETGVTPAQEQKNAPWRNFMTSSQFWAIGIQFFITDYIMYVFLAWLPLYLMEAQHFSLTSMGIAASLPWAALCLVTFATGFISDKLVGSGLSKHKARTLFGMTGLAICCIALYLGAVAADPWWNVFWLTVSLGSLGFTFNAAWAACIDIGGEFSGSVSGWMNFWGNLGGAAAPIFTAWVATSYGWQAAILATAALAIIGIGAWVAVKPDLPLLMRYAKEQSAGSGLGNKAAS